CGTTTTCGAAGAAATCAATGATCTGACGGGCTGCTGCAAGTCCAGCATTCACGTTTGCTTCTGAGGTCTGTGCCCCCATCTTTTTGGGTGTAAAGAAATAACGGCCGGCATACAATGATTCAAACTGGTTTTTTAAATCCGGCTCAATATCACTAAGATACTTAAAGTCAGGCCTTTCTTCGAATACCCTTAATAAACCCTCTTCATCAATTACCTCCTTACGGGCGGTATTCACCAACGTAGCGCCTTTTGGCATTTTCATCAGTAAATCGTAGCCGATAGATTTTTTTGTCTGCGCATTGGCAGGGATGTGCAGGGAAACATACTGGCATTTACCGTAAAGTTCTTCTGCAGAAGCAACCGGCTGAACACCGTCGGCAAGCATGGTATCGTTGTCAACATAGGGGTCAAAGGCAAACACATTCATCCCAAAGCCCTTTGCAATTAAAGCAACATATTTGCCGACATTTCCATAAGCGTGAATCCCCAGGGATTTTCCCCTGAGTTCGGTTCCCGAAGATCCGTTGAAACTGTTTCTTGCCATGTAAACCATCATACCCAAAGCCAATTCAGCAACTGCATTTGAATTTTGTCCGGGTGTGTTCATGGCTACAACCTTATGCTCAGTGGCAGCATTCAGGTCGATGTTGTCGTATCCGGCTCCAGCCCTTACAATGATCTTCAGCTTCTTTCCGGCTTCAATCACCCTGCGGTCAGCGATATCACTGCGGATAATCACCGCATCAACATCTTCAACGGCCCTTACAAAATCTGCATGATCAGCGTACTTCTCTAGCAGAACCAGCTCACAGCCGGCATCTTCAACAATCTTCCTGATCCCATCCACAGCAATCTTGGCGAATGGCTTGTCAGTAGCAACAAGAACTTTTTTCATAACAGTGTAGTTTTAAAATAGTGTATAAAAATAAAGAGTAAAATTGTCCTAAACAAATTTCTGGTAAAAATAATGTTCGTATCCGGTCAAAACAGTTAAAAAGTGTTCGTAAATGAACAAACCGACGTAAAAAAAATGGCAATTTTTCCCTAATTATTGACTTTATTGTAATGTTTAAGCTGTTGTATCCCGGCCTCCGAAAGCGGCATTGCCCTAAAATTACTGCGAAGGATTATACTGCAGGCAAGTTCAAAAAAAACAGCTTTCTGAATGGTGCCGGCATAGCCATTACCACAGACTACCTGCCCGTGATTCCGCATCTGAACGATGCTGCTTTCCTTCATTTCAGCGGCTACTGCTTCAGCCAGCATCTGCGAACACGGCATAATAAAAGGTACGTAACTGATTTTACCGATATAAACCGGGACTTCGATAATGACATTGTAATCCGGCACTGCGTCCATACATGCAAGGGTGGTGGCTGCAGGGCCCTGAAAGTGCAGGATGGTGTCAATGTCCGGTCTGCATGTCATGATTGCCCTGTGCATTGCCGACTCCCCCGAAGCCTTTCTTCCGTTAAGGATTTCACCGTTTCCGATCCGGAGATGCGCAATCTGGTTTTTACCCAGTTGACCAAGCCAGGAACCAGTTGCTGATATAAGCATGCTTTCACCATCAACCTTATGCGACAAATTCCCGCTGCTGCACAAAACCAGCCCGAGCCGCTCCGCTTCATGCGCCCAATGGATGAAGCTTGTTATCTCTTCTTCGGGTAGAGGATGAATGATCATTTGTACTTCCTGTTATTAAGTATAATTTCAATTGTGTAAAATTGCAAAAAATAGGATCAGTAAATATCAAAATGAAATAATTATTTCGGGGTAATGAAGCAGGGTGTGATCAGGACAATTGGTAAAAATACCGGACCAGGTGTTGCCGAAAATCATGATCTGTTTCGTGCTGCCACAAAACTTGAAAAATCTGATAAGCGGTTTGTAATAAATTTCTTTACCTTTGGAATTGAAAAAAAACAGCGCAATGAAAAAAATCCTCTTGTTTCCATTTTTTATCCTGGTACCGGTTCTGATTCAGGCTCAGCCCTGGTTTGATGTGGGTTTAAAGGGAGGTGTGGGGACCTCTTTTATGTATAATTCCCAGGTGTTTGAAGACCAGCTAGTCGTGCATAAATTTATGCCGGGCTATGCTTTTGGTGCAAAACTGGGCTTTAATTTCATACAGGAACACCAGATTACTTTTGATGTAATGAAGTCTACGTTCAAACAGGGATTTACATACAGACCTGAGGGCTGGCAGGAGAGTACCGATGCCCTCCGCGAAATCACAGTTGACGGACTTGACCTTTTGCTCATGTACCGGGGCAACAGGAACGGCACCTATTTTGAAGTCGGGCCTCAATGGTCAACCTACTCAAAGGTTAAATACAGTGATAATGGGGGTGATTATTTGTCTCCGCTCACGTCGGACCAGCTGGTGGCAAAGAGCAATTTCGGCCTCGCAATGGGTTTTGGAGGCTACATTGTCGGAACCGACAATTTTGGTATCACCACCGGACTCAGGTTTAATTACATGTTCAACGACCTGGCCAGCGCCGAAGGACGGGATGCAAATTTCCCGATTATGCAACCTACCGGTAAAACAAACATTACCCATAATATAGGTATTATGTTTGTGATGGAAATGAACTTTGACTTCGGATATCTCGTAAGCCCCACTTGCGGTGAACGAAAAAAACTCTTCGTCTTTTAGAAGGGAATGTACAATATTAAATGCCGCCGGTTCTCAAAACAGATCCGGCGGCATTTTTTTGTGAAAGAGTTTAAGAGATCGCTCTTATTCAGTGAGTCCCAGAATAGCGGTTACCGGCAAATGATCAGAAAGGTAGAACGTCCATTTCCTGAAATCGGATATCTGGTGCCTGAGTACCCTGAATTCGTATGTGGCAAAGATAAAATCGATCTGATCTTTGGCCCCAGTCTGATCTGAAAAACCGATAAAAGTATAATCCGGTCCGGTAATTTCTGCCCCCGCTTTTTTCCTCGTATCTGTAAATACATTTTCGTTGTCAGCCCAGGTCAGTATTCTGTAAGCCCTGTGTTTGTCGGTTACATTGAAATCGCCGGTAAGGATTACCGGCAGTTTCCCTGCAAGGCTGGCCGATTTCCTGATTATCAGCGCGGCACTTTCAATCCTGGCTGTATCGCCCACATGGTCAAAATGTGTATTCATCATAAGAAATTTCCTGCCGGTTTTCTTGTCCCTGAATACTGACCAGGTAACAACGCGGTTGCAGGCAGCATCCCACCCTCTGCTCCCCGGCTGATCCGGAGTTTCCGACAACCAGAAAGTACCTGAATGCAGAGACCTGAATCGCGATTTTTTATAAAAAACAGCACTGTATTCTCCTGCTCTTTTGCCGTCATCTCTTGCAACGCCAATGGATTTGTAGCCTTTCAGTCCATTTCTGAGATCTTTCATCTGGTTGTGCATCGCTTCCTGCACCCCCAACAAATCAGGGCTTTCACCCATGATCAGGTCACACACCCCGCTTTTTCTGAATTTCCATTGGTTCTGGCCGTCAGCCGGTGTATCCAGACGGATATTCCAGCTCATGACTTTTATTTGTCCGGGTTGCTGGGCCGGTAGTGATATGGGAAACATGATTCCCGCAAGGAGGAAAAGCAGGAAGAAAAGCATTCTGGTGATGGGAAGTTTTAAGGTCACGCTCATGACGGATACTTTTAATAATGGATGCATAAATCAATCATTCAGGCTCCGGGCTATCCGGCAGATTTCAGCAACCAGGGCAGGGTCCGTTTCCCGGATGCTGTATTCATCCTCCCCGGGTAATCCCATACTTACAGAATTATTACGAAAATGCATGCGGCTGGGTTTCAGTTTTGAAGCCGAAAGATGATATTCCATGGCCTTTGTTTGCTGATGGAGCTGTCTCAGATTGCTGGCGTTGATTCCGCTGCCCGGCATTATAATGATGCGGCTTCCGGCCAGTTCGACAAGCGCGGCTAACAGGCCGGATCCTGAAAGCGCGTCCATAGCCTGGCCTGAAGTGAGTATTCTTTCACAGCCCAGGCCGATAATGTCTTCAAGTGCTGTGAACGGATCTTTGCAAACATCAAATGCCCTGTGAAAAGTAATCTTCATAGGGCGGGCCATCTCAATCAGCTCTTTCATCCGGCAGGTGTCCGCAGTGCCGTCGGTGTTCAGCATTCCTGTAACAATACCTGCTGCACCACATGCCCTGGCTGTATAAATATCGGATTTCATAATTTCATATTCAGCCCTCGTGTAATGGAAATCGCCGTTTCTTGGCCGGATCAGGACAAATGTTTCGATTCCTGCCTTATTTATTGCATATTCCATCAGCGACTGGGAGGGGGTTAGCCCGCCTAAACCCAAAGCGGAACAAAGTTCAATTCTGTCCGCACCCCCTTTCTTTGCCGCCAGGACTGATTCAACAGATCCTGCGCATATTTCGATCTTTATCTTCATTGGTTAAATGCGATTGTATTTTCAGAGCCTTTGATTCCGCCTGTAAATATAATCAATATGCTAAAAGTACCGGTCTAACGGTAAATTAACACGGTAACAAAATGAGGCAATGACATTAAAGCATCAATTTGATAAAATTTGCTTTGGGTTGATGCAAAAAAAAGCGCTAATATTGTATTGATTTAAAAGTCACCCGGAGTGAAAGGTAAAGTTGTGATAATCACCGGAGGATCATCCGGTATCGGATTGGCGTTGGCGCATGAGTTCGGACGTCTGGGCGCTTTTGTCGTTATTTCGGCCCGCAACAGGGAAAGGCTGGATCAGGCAACTGCTGATCTCAGGTGGGAAGGCATTGAAGTAATGGCCGTTCAGGCTGACGTTAGCCGCGAAGAGGATTGCAAAAACCTGATTGAAAAGACTGTAGCTGAAAAGGGAAGGATAGATGTGCTGGTAAACAATGCCGGAATCTCGATGCGTGCAGCATTTAAGGACACGGAACTGAGTGTGATAAAAACCCTGATGGATGTTAATTTCTGGGGTACAGTGTATTGCACCAAATTTGCCCTGCCCTGGCTGCTTGAAACCAAAGGTTCGGTTGTCGGGATTATTTCCGTGGCCGGATATATCGGCCTGCCGGGAAGAACGGGATATTCCGCTTCCAAGTTTGCGATCCGCGGATTTCTTGACACCCTGAGATGTGAAAATTTAAAAACCGGCCTGCATGTTCTGGTTGCTGCACCGGGTTTTACAGCCACCAATATAAGGCAATCGGCCCTGCTTGGGAATGGTCATCCCCAGGGTACCACACCCCGTGATGAAGGGAAAATGATGTCGGCCGGCAAAGCCGCGAAAAAGATTGTAAAAGCTACCATCAGAAGAAAGAATGAGCTCGTGCTTACACTTGTTGAGGGGAAACTGGCCGTACTGCTTAACCGCTTTTTCCCTGGTCTCGTAAGTCACCTTACCTATACTCACATGGCCAAGGAACCGGCCGCTCCTGTTAAATAACCAAACAGATTAATCAAATTTCATAAAAGAAAACAAAATGAAAATGGAAATCCTCCTGCTTGAAGGCTTAAACGAACTGAAATTCGGCGACTCTCCCCAGACAGTTGAAAATACCCTGGGTAAACCGCTTGAAGTAGAAAATCTCGGAGATGAAGCGGATGAAGATCTGGATACCATCCTCTGGAATTATGATAAGGAAGGTTTAACCGTCTTTTTTGAAGGTAAAAATAACCATGTGCTCTCCTGTTTCGAAACCGATAATGAAGAGGTTACCCTTTTTGGTAAAAAAATCTTTGGGTTGAATGAGCAGGAAATTACCGCACTCATGAAGGAAAACGGATTGTCGCAGATCGATTCCGATGAAGAGGAGTGGGGCGAAAGAAGGGTTTCGTTTGACGAAGGATTGATTGATTTTTATTTCCAGGATGGAAAGCTCGTAACCGTTAATTGGGGCGTCTTTGTTAATGAAGACGGTGAAATTGAGGAGTTCGACGACATGGAAGACGACGAATAGCATTGATCGTCAATTAATGTCTTTTCTGGGGTGATACTTCAGGATATTCTGCCTGAGGTATTCCCTGTCGATGTGCGTGTAAATCTCCGTTGTGGTGATGGAGGCATGGCCCAGCATTTCCTGAACGGCGCGGAGGTCGGCTCCGTTCTCTACCAGGTGTGTAGCAAATGAATGACGGAAGGTGTGCGGACTTATACTTTTTTTGATCCCCGCAATTCCGGCCAGTGTTTTAATGATATGGAAAATCATGGCCCTGGTGAGCCGGGAACCTGATTTGTTCAGAAAAATATACTGCTCCTGGCCTTTTTTTATATCCTGGTGAATTCTTACTTCCCGGATATACCGTCTGAGCTGCGATAATGCGGCATTTCCCAGCGGAACAATTCTCTGTTTGTCACCCTTGCCGGTTACAGTAATGTAGTTTTCTTCATAATGAAGATCAGCTATCTTCAGGTTTACGAGTTCTGAAACCCTTAAGCCGCAGCCATACAAAACCTCGACTATGGCTTTGTTCCGCTCTCCAGTTGGGGTGCTGAGGTCGATAGTGCCCAGCAACCTTTCAACCTCATCCGTTGTGAGCACTTCAGGTAATTTCCTGCCGATGCGCGGCATCTCAAGCAATTCAGTCGGATCGTTCCTGATTTCATTTTCAAGCAACAGGTATTTGAAAAAAGACCTTATGCCAGAAATAATGCGGGCCTGACTGCTTGCGGCAACACCAATTCCGGCAATGGTATTGATGAATTCCTGAAGATGCAGGGGGCGCACGGAAGAAGGTTGAACCGCCCTTTCCCCGCTGTTAAGAAAACCTGCCAGCTTCTCCACATCCCTCAGGTAGGCACTGACCGTATTTGCAGGCATCGAACGTTCAACCTGAAGATATGCCCTGAATCCTTTGATATAAATGTCCCACTCCATGGATAGCTGTCCGAAAGCATTTACAGATGTAAATTAATCCCAGTTTCGCTGATTTCCGGGGTTTTACTGCCTAAAATTATCAACACCAGACTGTTTATAAATGAAGCCAGTTAATTAATTCACTGACATTCATTGATATACAGTATAATATGTTGCAAATTCCCTATAAAATGCGGCAATAAAAGAAATTTTCGTTGTCAGCCTTTGGCAGGATAAAAAATTATTGTATTTTTGCAGTCCGAAATTTTAAAGGCTTACATCAATGGCTAAGAAGAGTAAAGAAGCAAGGATTCAGGTAATTCTGGAATGTACTGAGCACAAAGCCAGTGGCATGCCGGGTACTTCACGGTACATTACCACCAAGAATAAAAAGAACACACCCGAGAGGCTTGAGATTAAGAAATATAATCCCATCCTCAAGAAAATGACTGTTCATAAGGAAATTAAATAATTAAGATACCATGGCAAAGAAAGTAGTTGCTACACTGAGGACTTCTTCAGGTAAGGATTTTGCAAAAGTGATCCGTATGGTCAGGTCAGAAAAAACCGGAGCATACTCCTTTAAGGAAAACATTGTTGCCAACGATCAGGTGAAAGATTTTCTGGCAAAGAAATAATCCGGACCATAACTTTTTCTACAGGGCCTTTTCTCTTGCAGGAAAGACCCTGTTTTTATTTGTTTGTGCTGCCATGCAGTGATAATTTCTAATTTTGTGGTCACAATACCCGATTGCGGGTATTCGAGTTAATTCTGATTTCCATGGGGATATTTTCATTCTTCTCAAAAGAGAAAAAACAGGATCTGGATCGCGGTCTTGAGAAAACAAAGGCCACATTCTTTGGCAGGTTATCAAAAGCCATTCTCGGGAAATCCACCGTAGATGATGAGGTGCTCGACAACCTTGAAGAAATCCTGGTTACATCTGATGTTGGGGTAGAAACAACCCTCAGAATCATTGACCGCATCCAGAAAAGGGTTTCAAGTGATAAATACCTTGGCACTTCAGAACTGAACAGGATTCTCCGTGAAGAAATTTCTGCCCTGCTTGATGAAACATCCACCGGAAAGCTGATTGTTGGTTTTGATTTTCCAAAACGGGAAACTCCTTATGTGATCATGGTTGTCGGGGTAAACGGCGTTGGCAAGACCACTACCATCGGAAAACTGGCATATCAGTTCAGGGAAGCGGGAAAATCTGTGGTACTCGGGGCTGCTGATACGTTCAGGGCTGCCGCGGTTTCGCAGCTTGAAATATGGGCCGAAAGGGTAGGAGTGCCCTGTATTACGCAGGGCATGGGCGCTGACCCGGCTTCCGTGGCTTACGACACCCTCAAATCAGCCATTTCGAGGCAGGCAGATGTGGTAATCATCGACACCGCCGGCAGGCTTCACAACAAAGTGAACCTGATGAATGAATTGTCGAAGATCAGAAAGGTGATGCAGAAACTGCTGCCTGAAGCTCCTCATGAAGTATTGCTCGTTCTGGATGCCTCTACCGGGCAGAATGCCATAGAGCAGGCCCGGCAGTTTACCGCCGCTACCGAAGTAAATGCACTTGCCCTTACCAAACTCGACGGTACTGCTAAAGGAGGGGTAGTCATCGGCATTTCGGATCAGTTCAAAATTCCGGTGAAATACATTGGCATCGGAGAAAAAATGACCGATCTCCAGCCATTTATTAAGGAGGAATTTGTTGATTCCCTCTTCAGCTGAAATGCTGTGCCTGCTCCTGATTGAAACCCGGAAAACTGCTTTCCGGGATTTTTAACATCTCCTTATTAAATTGTTACTGCATTGAAATCCTCTTTTCCCGGTATAAAAACAGCCAATATCATCACGCTGGGATGTTCCAAAAATCTGGTTGACTCCGAAGTGATGATGCGCCAGCTAAAGGCTGCAGGAATTGAAACACTGCATGACAGCAACAGCCCAGCCGATGTTGTTATCATCAATACCTGCGGTTTTATCAATGATGCAAAAGAGGAATCTGTCGATACCATACTTCAATGGGCCGGAGAGCGGAAACGGGATAAAATCAGGAAACTTTATGTGATGGGTTGCCTTTCGCAACGGTATAAGGAAGATCTTGTCAGAGAGATGCCGGAGGTGGATGGTTTCTTTGGGGTGAATGATCTCAATGCCATTCTGTCGGCTCTTAATGCGCCCCTGAGGAATGAACTGCTCGACGAAAGGGTTATCACCACGCCTGCGCATTATGCCTATCTGAAAATCTCCGAAGGTTGTGACCGGAAGTGCTCCTTTTGCGCCATTCCTCAGATACGTGGTAAAAACATTTCAAAGCCTGTTGATCAACTTGTTTCCGAAGCCCGTTTCCTTGCCGGATCCGGAGTAAAAGAGCTGATCCTGATTGCTCAGGACCTTACCTATTATGGGATAGATCTTAACGGGAAAAGACAACTGGCCGGTTTGCTCGAGGTACTATCCGGAGTGGACGGCATTGATTGGATTAGGCTTCACTATGCTTTTCCCGCCGGTTTTCCGCTCAGGGTACTTGATATCATGCGTGATAACCCTAAAATATGCCGTTACCTCGATATACCCCTGCAGCATATCAGCAACCGGATTCTCAAATCCATGAAAAGAGGCCTGGATGGCCAGGGGACCAGAAACCTGATCCGGACCATCAGGCAAAGGGTTCCGGGAATTGCCATCCGCAGCAGTTTTATTGTCGGATATCCGGGCGAAACAAACGAAGAATTCAACGAACTCAAAAGATTTATCAGCGAAAACGAGTTTGAGCGTCTCGGCGTTTTCACCTATTCACACGAAGAAAACACTCCCGCTTTCCGGTTAAAAGACGATGTTCGCCCCGCTGTGAAAGCCAGGCGGGCTGAGCAGATCATGCTGCTGCAGCAGGATATTTCCGCAAAGCGGAATGCAGCACTCATCGGCAATGAGATTAAGGTTATCGTTGACAGGAAAGAAAATGGATACTGGTCAGGCAGATCGGAATTTGATTCTCCCGAAGTGGATAATGAAGTTGTGATTGATGACCCTGACGGCAAACTATACCCAGGATTGATTGCCAGCGTTAAAATCACGGGCGCAGATCTTTATGATCTGAAGGCAATCGCCATCTGATATTGCCGTTTTTATTGAAGGTTTTATAACTTTGTTAAAAAATTGAAGTTATGAAATCATTCGGACATGCCCTCAGGATTTTCATTTTTATCTTTTCCGGATTGCTGCCGTTGGCGCTTTCCGCTCAGAATATCACTGATATGAAAGGCTTTAAACAGGGCCTTTGGATTGAAACCGAAGGCGCTTATACATCAAAGGGCCGCTATACTGATAACCAGAAGGATGGAACCTGGATCATCTATTTTTCGGATACGAAGATGCTTTATAAGGTTGAGAGCTATAAACGCGGGTTGAAGGACGGAATTTTTCTTGAACTGTCGAAACGCTCAACACTGGTATCTGAGCAGTATTTCGTCAATGGCCTTGCCGATGGCACTTACCGGACATTCAGTACATCTGGGCTCCCCTTGTCAGAAAATAACTATCGCCTTGGCAAGCTGGATGGTATACAGATTTCTTACTATGAGAATTCAATGGATAAGAAATCTGAGGAAGCTATGTATAAAGACGGAATAAAGGACGGCCCGTCAAAATGGTATGACTTGCAGGGTAACCTGATCGCAGAATATACTTATATAAAAGGCAATCTGGAAGGAGAACAAAAAACTTTCTATCCGGGTGGATTAATCAGAAGTGTTGATGCTTTTGTAAATAACAGAAATCATGGTTCCTCTGTTGAGTACTTCGAAAATGGAAATGTGAAACTTACCGGTCAGTATCTGGAAGGTGAAAAAGACGGCAAATGGATTGAGTATGATGAAAATGGAAAAGTATTGAGCAGCGTTTCCTATTCAAAAGGGAAAGTTAAATAAGCGAAAGGCTTGGCAATGAAGAAAATACTGAACCCTTTTGTCAAATTGGAGGGATATAATTGTTTTGGTTGCTCCCCTGATAATCCTGCCGGATTGCAACTGAAGTTTACCGAAGAGGGGGAGTATATTGTGGCACGCTGGATGCCGAAACCGCAATTTCAGGGTTGGAAAAATGTACTTCACGGCGGCATTCAGGCAACACTGCTGGATGAAATCGCCAGCTGGCTTGTTTTTGTCAAATTAAAGACTTCAGGTGTTACTTCACGGATGGAAGTTAAACTGAGCAAACCCGTATATACCGATAAGGGTGAACTGACCCTGAAAGCGCGGTTATCGGAAATGAACCGGAATATTGCAGTGATTAATACCAGCTTGTTTGATTATGACGGTGAGCTTTGCACCACGGCAGTGATGCATTATTATACTTTTCCCTTGCAGGTTGCACAGGAAAAATTGTGGTACCCGGGAGGGGAAGCATTCTATGAAAATGAAGCGGATTCGGGTGGGTAACTATTCCTGATCGATTGAATTATCAGAACAATCAACGCTCAATCATCTTCCTGTTTTACAGCCTGATGCATTTTTATCCTTGCAAGCTTCTCAAAATCATCCTGCCAGAAAAATTTTTCCTCACCAAATGCCGGATACAAGTCAGTTAACCAGGATGCTTCCGCATTAAATCCGGCGAAAAAGGGCCTCCTGACCCAATCAGGGTTGCGCCCCTGAATAAACTGCAGAATAAAAATCTTTTCACCGGCAATTTCACTTATCCCCAGAATGTGTACTTTCCCGGGTGAAGCTGACATTACCGGCCCGCGCACTGTTTTTGACATTCCGCTCACTTTGCTGTAGGCTTCCCTGTATATTTCATAGGCTTTCTCAATGGTAACGTTAAAATATGATTTGGCGCCGGTATCCCTGGCCATAAACATGTAATAAGGAATACAGCCGAGACGGGACTGAGTACGCCACATTCGTGCCCATATTTTTGCCGAATCGTTAATGTGCCTGAGGATAGGTGATTGAGTCCTGATTTCTGCACCTGATGACCTGATCAGCTTTATGGCATTTTTTACGGCTTTTGTACCCAACTCTACCGGATGGTTGAAGTGAGCCATAAAGGCAAGTTGTTTCCCGGCTTTTGCAACTTTCTCGAACAAACGCAGCAAATCATCAGCTTCCTGACCTGCCGTGAACCGGTAAGGCCAGTATGCCAGGGCTTTTGAGCCGATCCTGATGGTATGTATGTGCTCGAATCCTGACCCCAACAACGGCGAAATATATTTGTTAAGAATGGAAGACTTCATCACCAAGGGGTCTCCTCCGGTAAACAATACATTGGTCACTTCTCTGTGATTCCGGAGATAATCAGCAAGCTGCCTGCTTTCTGCCGAAGCGATCTTCATCCCTTCCATGCCGGTAAACTGCGGCCATCTGAAACAAAATGTACAATAGGCATGACAGGTTTGACCCTGGGAAGGAAAGAACAGAACGGTTTCGCGGTATTTATGCTGAATCCCTTCGAGCTTCTTGCCATTTATCACAGGAATATTCAGCGCAAGCTGACCGGCAGGATGTGGGTTGAGTTCCATCCTGATTTCATGAATAACCGCCTCCAGTTGATTTTTTCCTGTATTCGATTCACGGGCAGTCTTGAGCCTGTCAAAGTGATGATCAGAAAGCATTCCCCTGTCGGGAAACGTCAGCCGGAAAATCGGGTCATCAGGCACGTTTTCCCAGTCAATCAGCTCGTTTACTACATAACTGTTCGATTTGAAGGGCAATACCATGGCAACAATCTCCATCTCCTTTTTCAAGGATTCGGGCAGTTGCCTGATCTGCGGCAGCGACCGGAAATTTCTGGCCGTATAAGCCTTGTATTCATATAATTCTGACATATTCTATATTTTTTTCCGGCAGGTGAGCACAAAGGCTGTAAATTCCTGAAAAGACAGGGCCGGGTGAATGAATCAGTCTAAAATGCTAAGATACAAAAAATACGAAAAAGGAGGGATTTTTTTGTAAAACTTATGACGATCTTTTACAAGAAATTAATAATCAATCCAATAATAGTTATTTATTTAATGATTACTGCATATATAATTCATTATACAGTCACCCTGTCAGCATTTATTGAAACGCAGAATATAATATTCCGGTTATTACCGCTGGAAGTGGGTATTCCCGAAAAGGCTTAATTGTTGGTCACGTGATAAAGACCCGTGTGCCGGATAAGTTCAAGCAATTCATTCAGGATCATTGCAGTGGCTCCCCATATCAGGTGCTCCTGAAATTTATATCCGGGAACCTGCAGATAGCTGCCATTCCTGTAATTAATTTCATAATCTCCTTTCACTCCGGGACTGAAAAAATGCGTCACCGGCACAGAAAAAATGCTGGCAACTTCGGTGGGGGAGGGAAAGAAACCGTTAATATAACTGGTTCTGGCGAGAAAAGGCTGAATGATGAAATTGCTGGGAGGGACAAACAACTCACTTAACGGTCCCAGCAGCTCAACAGCTGTTGATTTGATACCGATCTCTTCTTCTGCTTCACGAATCGCTGTAAAAGCAAGATCGACGTCACCCGGTTCAAATTTACCGCCCGGGAAAGCAATCTGTCCGCTATGAACGCCCTCGTATTCCATTCTCTTGATAAATGTGATCAGCGGCTCATTATCTGCACCGGGAGAGAGCAATAACAATACTCCGCTAAGTCTGGCATTCAGCTTATGGGGGTTATGTCTGAGCATGTCCTTCCTATGGGCAGGCGACATCACATCATGGGCGGCAGCAGCAGGCAGCTTCCCTGAAATACATTTTTTGAGTTCTTCGGTTAGTAAGTGAAAGTCAGGAATAATCATTGACAGGACTTTGCA
This sequence is a window from Lentimicrobium saccharophilum. Protein-coding genes within it:
- a CDS encoding 3-phosphoglycerate dehydrogenase, which codes for MKKVLVATDKPFAKIAVDGIRKIVEDAGCELVLLEKYADHADFVRAVEDVDAVIIRSDIADRRVIEAGKKLKIIVRAGAGYDNIDLNAATEHKVVAMNTPGQNSNAVAELALGMMVYMARNSFNGSSGTELRGKSLGIHAYGNVGKYVALIAKGFGMNVFAFDPYVDNDTMLADGVQPVASAEELYGKCQYVSLHIPANAQTKKSIGYDLLMKMPKGATLVNTARKEVIDEEGLLRVFEERPDFKYLSDIEPDLKNQFESLYAGRYFFTPKKMGAQTSEANVNAGLAAARQIIDFFENGNTTFQVNK
- a CDS encoding class II aldolase/adducin family protein, with the translated sequence MIIHPLPEEEITSFIHWAHEAERLGLVLCSSGNLSHKVDGESMLISATGSWLGQLGKNQIAHLRIGNGEILNGRKASGESAMHRAIMTCRPDIDTILHFQGPAATTLACMDAVPDYNVIIEVPVYIGKISYVPFIMPCSQMLAEAVAAEMKESSIVQMRNHGQVVCGNGYAGTIQKAVFFELACSIILRSNFRAMPLSEAGIQQLKHYNKVNN
- a CDS encoding PorT family protein: MKKILLFPFFILVPVLIQAQPWFDVGLKGGVGTSFMYNSQVFEDQLVVHKFMPGYAFGAKLGFNFIQEHQITFDVMKSTFKQGFTYRPEGWQESTDALREITVDGLDLLLMYRGNRNGTYFEVGPQWSTYSKVKYSDNGGDYLSPLTSDQLVAKSNFGLAMGFGGYIVGTDNFGITTGLRFNYMFNDLASAEGRDANFPIMQPTGKTNITHNIGIMFVMEMNFDFGYLVSPTCGERKKLFVF
- a CDS encoding endonuclease/exonuclease/phosphatase family protein gives rise to the protein MSVTLKLPITRMLFFLLFLLAGIMFPISLPAQQPGQIKVMSWNIRLDTPADGQNQWKFRKSGVCDLIMGESPDLLGVQEAMHNQMKDLRNGLKGYKSIGVARDDGKRAGEYSAVFYKKSRFRSLHSGTFWLSETPDQPGSRGWDAACNRVVTWSVFRDKKTGRKFLMMNTHFDHVGDTARIESAALIIRKSASLAGKLPVILTGDFNVTDKHRAYRILTWADNENVFTDTRKKAGAEITGPDYTFIGFSDQTGAKDQIDFIFATYEFRVLRHQISDFRKWTFYLSDHLPVTAILGLTE
- a CDS encoding copper homeostasis protein CutC, which encodes MKIKIEICAGSVESVLAAKKGGADRIELCSALGLGGLTPSQSLMEYAINKAGIETFVLIRPRNGDFHYTRAEYEIMKSDIYTARACGAAGIVTGMLNTDGTADTCRMKELIEMARPMKITFHRAFDVCKDPFTALEDIIGLGCERILTSGQAMDALSGSGLLAALVELAGSRIIIMPGSGINASNLRQLHQQTKAMEYHLSASKLKPSRMHFRNNSVSMGLPGEDEYSIRETDPALVAEICRIARSLND
- a CDS encoding SDR family oxidoreductase; the protein is MKGKVVIITGGSSGIGLALAHEFGRLGAFVVISARNRERLDQATADLRWEGIEVMAVQADVSREEDCKNLIEKTVAEKGRIDVLVNNAGISMRAAFKDTELSVIKTLMDVNFWGTVYCTKFALPWLLETKGSVVGIISVAGYIGLPGRTGYSASKFAIRGFLDTLRCENLKTGLHVLVAAPGFTATNIRQSALLGNGHPQGTTPRDEGKMMSAGKAAKKIVKATIRRKNELVLTLVEGKLAVLLNRFFPGLVSHLTYTHMAKEPAAPVK
- the xerD gene encoding site-specific tyrosine recombinase XerD, which codes for MEWDIYIKGFRAYLQVERSMPANTVSAYLRDVEKLAGFLNSGERAVQPSSVRPLHLQEFINTIAGIGVAASSQARIISGIRSFFKYLLLENEIRNDPTELLEMPRIGRKLPEVLTTDEVERLLGTIDLSTPTGERNKAIVEVLYGCGLRVSELVNLKIADLHYEENYITVTGKGDKQRIVPLGNAALSQLRRYIREVRIHQDIKKGQEQYIFLNKSGSRLTRAMIFHIIKTLAGIAGIKKSISPHTFRHSFATHLVENGADLRAVQEMLGHASITTTEIYTHIDREYLRQNILKYHPRKDIN
- the rpmG gene encoding 50S ribosomal protein L33 → MAKKSKEARIQVILECTEHKASGMPGTSRYITTKNKKNTPERLEIKKYNPILKKMTVHKEIK